One window of the Acaryochloris sp. CCMEE 5410 genome contains the following:
- a CDS encoding DEAD/DEAH box helicase family protein, giving the protein MRKSWNSILDLDPNEISCGSNKLAWFKCPEDGYEWETRIGGISKSSWSLGNNGCARCGSGWTLEVIRQFVSSLEEHIPNLTQAELYKIFEQSGVLESKNSQGLKIVKSIIKGKLSGQKLRSFTQGVPASQENEVSSDDELMTDAELQVVDAESTPTSETSKFSNDENSAGTDNDASLHELPKVKVQRSLEFLSSKIVASADQEAVDFFIASRRNRIWAEVFEDESAVDGIEEFTDEGYGRQVRDEFLDEYNQARDLNIPSGWSFRINGKITPPNLMQKLAAVRLRSQQRMLNLSLTGTGKTIGGILSSRIIDAHLTVIICPLDTIPNWHGEIKHVFSDSRVTIKNFNPHWSDIENGHHYIILNHERFQQPSTAINIRQLLDRFKIDLIIVDEIHRCKQRGDNPSKRRQMVLALISNAAKQNSDIHVLGMSATPVINNLKEGKSLVELVTGLERVDLGERATINNCMRLHQAFVTLGIRSRVKPRIKISRRTIPVECSHLIDEIREEGTSILKMEQILTRARIPTILDELRPKTIVYTHYVAGLF; this is encoded by the coding sequence ATGCGTAAGTCCTGGAATTCTATTTTGGACCTTGATCCCAATGAGATTTCTTGTGGAAGTAATAAATTAGCTTGGTTTAAATGTCCTGAGGATGGCTATGAATGGGAGACAAGAATTGGAGGGATTTCAAAAAGCTCTTGGTCGCTAGGCAATAATGGTTGTGCTCGCTGTGGTTCAGGATGGACATTAGAAGTAATTCGCCAGTTTGTTTCTAGTTTAGAAGAACATATCCCTAATCTCACTCAAGCTGAGCTTTATAAAATCTTTGAGCAGTCAGGCGTTTTAGAAAGCAAAAATTCTCAAGGGCTCAAAATCGTTAAGAGTATCATCAAGGGTAAACTTTCTGGTCAGAAACTTCGTTCCTTTACTCAAGGAGTACCAGCTTCTCAGGAGAATGAAGTCAGTTCTGATGATGAGCTAATGACTGATGCTGAGCTACAGGTGGTTGATGCAGAGTCAACACCCACTAGCGAAACATCTAAATTTTCAAATGATGAGAACTCCGCTGGAACAGACAATGATGCTTCTCTTCATGAATTACCAAAGGTTAAGGTTCAGAGAAGTTTAGAGTTTTTGAGTAGTAAAATTGTTGCTTCAGCAGACCAAGAAGCAGTTGACTTTTTTATTGCCTCAAGACGTAATCGTATCTGGGCTGAGGTTTTTGAGGATGAATCAGCGGTTGACGGTATAGAAGAGTTCACCGATGAAGGCTATGGACGTCAAGTCAGAGATGAATTTCTTGACGAATATAATCAAGCACGAGATCTGAATATTCCCTCTGGCTGGTCTTTTCGCATCAATGGAAAAATTACTCCACCCAATTTGATGCAGAAGCTGGCTGCAGTAAGATTGCGTAGCCAGCAGCGGATGTTGAATCTCTCATTGACCGGGACGGGAAAAACAATCGGTGGAATTTTAAGTAGTCGAATTATTGATGCTCATCTTACAGTCATCATTTGTCCGTTGGATACTATCCCCAACTGGCATGGAGAAATTAAGCATGTCTTTTCTGATAGTCGAGTGACCATAAAGAATTTCAATCCTCATTGGTCAGATATTGAAAACGGACATCATTATATTATTTTGAATCATGAGAGGTTCCAGCAACCTTCAACAGCGATTAATATTCGTCAATTACTGGACAGATTCAAGATTGATTTAATCATCGTCGATGAAATTCATCGCTGTAAACAAAGAGGTGATAATCCATCAAAACGTCGCCAAATGGTACTAGCACTAATTTCAAATGCTGCCAAACAGAATTCTGATATTCATGTTTTGGGTATGAGTGCAACACCAGTTATCAATAACTTAAAGGAAGGTAAGAGTTTAGTTGAGCTAGTCACAGGACTTGAAAGGGTTGATTTAGGTGAAAGAGCCACAATTAACAATTGTATGCGCCTGCACCAAGCATTCGTAACTTTGGGGATTCGTTCTAGGGTAAAACCAAGAATCAAAATTAGTCGAAGAACTATTCCAGTTGAATGTAGTCATCTAATTGATGAAATTAGAGAAGAAGGAACTTCTATTCTGAAGATGGAGCAAATTCTGACTCGCGCCAGAATACCTACAATCCTTGATGAGCTTCGACCAAAAACAATTGTTTATACACATTATGTTGCAGGGCTGTTTTAA